The following are encoded together in the Ranitomeya imitator isolate aRanImi1 chromosome 4, aRanImi1.pri, whole genome shotgun sequence genome:
- the LOC138674558 gene encoding uncharacterized protein, protein MDGVLGRIASLVTDVIFETNRLDIIVREKEEQARQRILLQQRRRRRLWIHPINELRMTRGVQSTLYLELRQNPDKFYNYVQMRKDHFDYLLELLGDAIMKQDTRMRLAITPAERLLVTLRFLATGESLTSLHYQFRLGISTISGIVKETCRAIWDTLQPEYIPQPTQNIWLTSADLFEKICHFPNCVGAVDGKHIRIAKPAGSGSQYYNYKKYFSIVLMAIADANCRFLAVDIGAYGQSNDSQVFKNSPMGRCLYGDAYDFPPDRPLPGTTEPPMPYLCVGDEAFQLSPHLLKPYGSRDLTRTKRVFNYHLTRARRVVECAFGLLTEKWRVLLTAIKLHTKTVDEVVKACVVLHNFILSKEPVLVDEDEELETTLWDYRSSSVRSAGSVTRMRDQFAEYFVSPVGQVPWQDQIV, encoded by the exons atggatggtgtacttgggaggattgcgagtttGGTAACTGATGTTATTTTCGAGacaaatcgcctggatatcatagtgcgggagaaggaggaacAAGCGAGACAGAGGATTCTTCTTCAGCAACGCCGACGGAGAAGACTATGGATACATCCGATTAATGaactgcggatgacccggggcgtccagtcaaccctctatctggagttgcggcagaacccagaCAAATTCTACAACTACGTTCAGATGAGGAAGGATCATTTCGACTATTTGCTGGAATTACTTGGGGATGCCATCATgaagcaggacacaaggatgaggcttgccatcacaccagcAGAGCGGCtcttggtgacactgcg cttcctTGCTACGGGTGAATCCTTGACGTCACTCCACTACCAATTCCGGCTTGGGATTTCTActatttcaggaattgtgaaagagacctgtcgggcgatctgggacactttgcagccggagtatatcccccaACCAACacagaacatctggctgacaagcGCAGACCTGTTCGAGAAAATTTGCCATTTCCCAAACTGTGTTGGTGCGGTTGATGGGAAACATATAcggattgcaaaaccggcaggatctGGATCACAGTACTACAATTATAAAAAGTACTTCTCTATCGTCTTAatggctattgcagacgccaactgcaGATTCCTGGCTGTCGACATCGGAGCTTATGGccagtccaacgactcccaagtgttcaaaaactctccgatgggacgttgcttgtatggagatgcatacgatttcccgccagacagaccgctcccaggaacaacaGAACCACCCATGCCAtacctgtgtgttggtgatgaggctttccaaTTATCGCCACATCTCCTTAAACCATATGGTAGCAGAGACTTAACCAGAACAAAAAGGGTATTTAATTACCACCTCACTCGAGCCAGACGTGTGGTCGAGTGTGCCTTTGGATTATTGACtgaaaagtggagagttctgctcacTGCCATCAAACTGCACACCAAAaccgttgacgaggtggtgaaggcctgtgtggtgctccataactttaTACTTTCAAAGGAACCAGTGTTGGTTGATGAGGatgaagaattggagacaaccttgtgggattaccgcagcagcTCCGTTCGCTCCGCTGGTTCTGTGACAagaatgagggaccagtttgcggagtaTTTCGTGTCGCCTGTTggtcaggttccatggcaagaccaaATTGTGTGA